One region of Vibrio sp. FE10 genomic DNA includes:
- a CDS encoding rhodanese-related sulfurtransferase has translation MSQYVVCALYKFVALDDYQEIRQPLTDVLETNQIRGTLLLASEGINGTVAGKRESIDALLQWFKQDPRLADVVYKESFNEEQPFNRTKVKLKKEIVTMGVEGIDPRHVVGTYVKPNEWNDLISDPDVILVDTRNDYEVDIGTFKNAVNPNTETFREFPQYVADNLDPKKHKKVAMFCTGGIRCEKSTAYMKEQGFDEVYHLEGGILKYLEEVPEEESMWEGDCYVFDGRVAVNHQLEKSDYDVCNACRLPITDEDKASEHFEKGVSCPKCIDKHSDEQKSRFREREKQVQLSNARGETHVGGDAAHLIDQRKKEKLAHKEQQRSGKKAK, from the coding sequence TATGTGCTCTGTATAAATTCGTAGCACTTGATGATTACCAAGAAATTCGCCAGCCACTAACTGACGTTTTAGAAACTAACCAAATCCGCGGTACTTTGCTACTTGCGAGCGAAGGCATCAACGGCACTGTTGCAGGTAAGCGCGAATCTATCGACGCTCTTCTTCAATGGTTCAAGCAAGACCCACGCCTGGCTGATGTTGTTTACAAAGAGTCGTTCAACGAAGAACAGCCATTCAACCGCACCAAGGTGAAACTCAAGAAAGAGATCGTAACCATGGGCGTTGAAGGTATCGACCCTCGCCACGTTGTTGGTACTTACGTTAAACCAAACGAATGGAACGACCTCATCTCTGATCCAGATGTGATTTTGGTTGATACTCGTAACGACTACGAAGTCGATATCGGCACGTTCAAAAACGCAGTAAACCCGAACACAGAAACCTTCCGTGAATTCCCTCAATACGTGGCAGATAACCTCGACCCTAAGAAACACAAAAAAGTCGCGATGTTCTGTACGGGTGGTATTCGCTGTGAAAAATCAACAGCCTACATGAAAGAGCAAGGCTTTGATGAGGTATACCACCTTGAAGGCGGCATTCTTAAGTACTTAGAAGAAGTACCAGAAGAAGAGAGCATGTGGGAAGGCGACTGCTACGTATTTGATGGCCGTGTTGCGGTAAACCACCAGCTAGAAAAGAGCGATTACGATGTATGTAATGCTTGTCGCTTGCCAATTACTGACGAAGACAAAGCCTCTGAGCACTTCGAAAAAGGCGTAAGCTGCCCTAAGTGTATTGATAAGCACAGCGACGAGCAAAAATCCCGTTTCCGTGAACGTGAAAAGCAAGTTCAACTGTCGAATGCTCGTGGCGAAACTCACGTAGGCGGCGATGCAGCTCACCTTATCGATCAACGTAAGAAAGAAAAGCTAGCGCACAAAGAGCAGCAACGCTCTGGTAAGAAAGCGAAGTAA
- a CDS encoding sensor histidine kinase, whose translation MDKVIDSKHNNSSHGDYPSIYRKIRRSFGVMTLVMFSLFWTAIYVAENQMEVISLHHWLDTEANRYTSEYELLGEAALLPNENEFSTYWSEGELPNWLTRYKKPGFYEHLLGTEDKHFYLFEHPSGKGLMYIVFQDDADDYLDEYEWSLHHYTMILGGFTSIFMVLYGIYVVRSLSRPLNQIEKKIGQMHPEQPSFEVETSYAETRHIEQTLLDSKNHISGFFQREEEFNRFASHELRTPIMVIKGSADLLTKVPNQPPIALKAINRLQEASEQMRVLTEMFLLLGKENIDEHYFGHYDLEIEVQNQLLEMAPLFAKQDASYDLDVKETVTVYAPESFITIVLNNLIKNAFSYSIGDVGIEVTGYQLVITNRHDGNETYNAGYGCGLVIVQRICERMGWSFEAQDDGLQFSTYLDFSTNKQVG comes from the coding sequence ATGGACAAGGTTATCGACTCAAAGCATAACAACTCAAGCCACGGCGATTATCCGAGCATCTACCGTAAAATCCGCCGTAGTTTTGGTGTGATGACCTTGGTGATGTTCAGTCTTTTTTGGACGGCCATTTATGTCGCTGAAAATCAGATGGAAGTGATTAGCCTTCACCACTGGTTAGATACTGAAGCTAATCGTTATACATCTGAATATGAGCTACTTGGTGAAGCAGCATTGTTGCCAAATGAAAATGAGTTTTCAACCTATTGGAGTGAGGGTGAACTTCCTAATTGGTTGACTCGATATAAGAAGCCCGGATTCTATGAGCATTTGCTAGGTACGGAAGATAAGCACTTTTATTTGTTCGAACACCCTTCAGGTAAAGGATTGATGTATATCGTGTTCCAAGATGATGCTGATGACTATCTCGATGAATATGAATGGAGCCTTCATCATTACACAATGATCCTTGGTGGGTTCACTTCCATTTTTATGGTTCTGTATGGGATTTATGTTGTGCGTTCGCTGTCAAGGCCGCTCAATCAGATAGAAAAGAAAATTGGGCAAATGCACCCTGAACAGCCAAGTTTTGAAGTCGAAACATCCTACGCTGAAACACGACATATTGAGCAAACTCTTTTGGATTCAAAGAATCATATTTCAGGATTTTTTCAGCGGGAAGAGGAGTTCAACCGATTTGCATCTCACGAGCTACGAACCCCTATTATGGTGATCAAAGGGTCGGCAGATTTGCTGACTAAAGTACCCAATCAACCTCCTATTGCGCTAAAAGCAATTAATCGTCTGCAAGAAGCGAGCGAACAGATGCGAGTGCTGACTGAAATGTTTTTGCTGCTTGGTAAAGAGAATATCGATGAGCATTATTTCGGTCACTATGACTTGGAGATCGAAGTTCAGAATCAGCTACTTGAAATGGCGCCTTTGTTTGCCAAGCAGGATGCTAGTTATGATCTGGACGTCAAGGAGACTGTCACTGTCTACGCACCAGAGAGTTTTATTACTATTGTATTGAATAACTTAATTAAAAATGCGTTTAGCTACAGTATTGGCGATGTTGGAATTGAGGTGACAGGTTATCAATTAGTGATAACTAACCGTCATGATGGTAATGAGACTTACAATGCTGGCTATGGTTGTGGTCTAGTGATTGTGCAACGAATTTGTGAGCGAATGGGTTGGAGTTTTGAAGCTCAAGATGATGGGCTTCAATTCAGTACTTACTTAGATTTCTCGACGAATAAACAAGTGGGGTAG
- a CDS encoding response regulator transcription factor, with translation MKVLIVDDSHNVAETIADYLELEGMVIDCAYHGEAALRLASENHYDVIIMDIMMPKLDGISAVRKLREEVQCPTPILFLTAKDRLDDKIAAFQAGGDDYLVKPFAMQELSLRLNALASRGPRQDIGKQSYADITLNSQTDEVYRAGRLIKLSRIQLKILKALMRQAPAIVSRTEVIDSVWGDEAPSSDALRSHIYGLRNALDKGFEHSRLETIHGQGYRLKA, from the coding sequence ATGAAAGTTTTGATCGTTGACGATAGCCACAATGTTGCGGAAACCATTGCCGATTACCTAGAGTTAGAAGGGATGGTTATAGATTGTGCTTATCATGGTGAAGCGGCGTTGAGGTTAGCGTCTGAGAATCATTATGACGTGATTATCATGGACATTATGATGCCTAAATTAGACGGTATCTCCGCAGTTAGAAAGTTAAGAGAAGAGGTGCAATGTCCTACGCCAATTCTTTTTTTAACCGCTAAAGATAGGTTGGACGACAAAATCGCTGCCTTTCAAGCGGGTGGAGATGATTACTTGGTTAAGCCTTTCGCTATGCAAGAGCTCAGTTTAAGGCTCAACGCTTTGGCGAGTCGAGGGCCACGCCAAGATATTGGAAAGCAGAGTTATGCCGATATTACTCTCAACTCGCAGACCGACGAGGTATACCGGGCAGGGAGGCTTATTAAGTTAAGTCGGATTCAGCTCAAAATATTAAAAGCCCTTATGAGACAAGCGCCAGCAATTGTTTCAAGAACTGAAGTGATTGATTCCGTTTGGGGTGATGAAGCACCAAGTAGTGATGCGCTTCGAAGTCATATATATGGCCTGCGTAACGCGCTAGACAAAGGGTTTGAACATTCACGATTAGAGACTATTCATGGACAAGGTTATCGACTCAAAGCATAA
- a CDS encoding YdcH family protein, with protein sequence MLNENHAFILDFPDLKLDIVQLNHDDEKFKADMQKYHQLDYDIRQLEISGSPIDDDSMHNLKVERMALKDSLHKQLTRHHALKLV encoded by the coding sequence ATGCTCAATGAAAACCATGCCTTTATCTTAGATTTCCCAGATCTTAAATTAGACATTGTTCAGCTCAACCACGACGACGAAAAATTCAAAGCAGACATGCAGAAATACCACCAACTTGACTACGACATCCGTCAGCTAGAAATCTCTGGCAGCCCTATCGATGACGACAGCATGCACAATCTCAAAGTAGAGCGAATGGCGCTAAAAGACTCGCTACACAAACAACTCACTCGCCATCATGCGCTTAAATTGGTTTAA